The genomic DNA ATAATTTCATTAAAAACAACATGGATAATTTTTTGTATTCGGTAACCAAAGACATTTACAACAAATACAGGGAAAATATTTCAAAACTTTGTATTGTATTTCCTAATCGTAGGGCAGGAGTTTATTTTAATAAATATTTGTCTGAAATAAGCAGTGAAGTAATTTGGTTACCAAAGATATATACCATCAATGAATTAATGGAACATCTAAGCGGGTTAAATATTGCCGATAAGTTAACTTTAGTTTTTAATCTGTTTAATGTATATAAAAAAGAACTAAGTTTTAATGAAAGTTTTGACGATTATTACTCATGGGGCGAAATGCTCCTTAATGATTTTGATGACATTGATAAATATTATATTAATGCTAAAGATATTTTTCAAAATATTTCTTCTTTAAAACAAATTGAAACAGATTTTAATTATTTAACAGACAAACAAAAAGCTGTTCTAAGTGAGTTCTGGAATAACTTCAATATTTCGCGTTCTTCAAAAGAAAAAAAGGATTTTTTAAAAATATGGGAATCATTATATTCAATATATAAAAATTTTAGAATTGAATTAAAACAAAAAAATATTGCATACGAAGGAATGGTATATCGTGAAGTAATTGAAAAAATTGCAAATAATCAAAGCCTGAATTTTAAATGTAACAAATTTGTTTTTATTGGTTTTAATGCTTTAAATACCTGTGAAGAAAAATTGTTTAATCATCTTAACACTAATGATTTAGCAGATTTCTACTGGGATTATGACGAATATTATTTTACTAATATAAATCATGAAGCGGGATTATTTCTAAGAAAAAACATTAAAAAATTTCCTTCAAATAAATTTCAATTTAATTTTAACAAGCTGACAACAACAAAAAAAAGTGTTGAATACATTGGTGTACAATATAATATAGGTCAAGCAAAAATCACAAATTATATTCTTAAAAACTGGCAAAAATCACAAAAAATAAACTTTAATAAAACTGCAATAATATTAGCTGATGAAAATTTATTAATGCCGGTTATGGATTCTATTCCTGACGATATTAATGATATAAACATAACAATGGGATATCCCCTGTCTGATACAAAAGTTTTTAATTTGGTCAGGAACCTGCTTGAACTTCAAAAAAATGCTAAAAAGGAAAATGAGCTTTATAAATTTTATTTTAAAGATGTTATTCTTCTTCTTAATCATCAATATATAAAATATCACAATAAGGAAACAATTGAGAATATTAATTCGGAAATTATTAAGAACAACTTTGTTTATGTGCCTGATAACAAATTAAATGATACAGAACTATTAAAAAAGATATTTATTAATATTGAAGATAATTCAAAATTAGCAGGATATATTCTAAATATATTACAATATCTATTACAAAATTTATTCGTTAAAAATAATGATACTTCATTTAGTTCATTATTAGAACAAGAATTTATTTATCATACTTATCTGACTTTAAAACGTTTAAATGAAATTATTTTACAGGAAAATATTTTTTTGAATATCACTACTTTTAAAA from Bacteroidales bacterium includes the following:
- a CDS encoding PD-(D/E)XK nuclease family protein, yielding MDNFLYSVTKDIYNKYRENISKLCIVFPNRRAGVYFNKYLSEISSEVIWLPKIYTINELMEHLSGLNIADKLTLVFNLFNVYKKELSFNESFDDYYSWGEMLLNDFDDIDKYYINAKDIFQNISSLKQIETDFNYLTDKQKAVLSEFWNNFNISRSSKEKKDFLKIWESLYSIYKNFRIELKQKNIAYEGMVYREVIEKIANNQSLNFKCNKFVFIGFNALNTCEEKLFNHLNTNDLADFYWDYDEYYFTNINHEAGLFLRKNIKKFPSNKFQFNFNKLTTTKKSVEYIGVQYNIGQAKITNYILKNWQKSQKINFNKTAIILADENLLMPVMDSIPDDINDINITMGYPLSDTKVFNLVRNLLELQKNAKKENELYKFYFKDVILLLNHQYIKYHNKETIENINSEIIKNNFVYVPDNKLNDTELLKKIFINIEDNSKLAGYILNILQYLLQNLFVKNNDTSFSSLLEQEFIYHTYLTLKRLNEIILQENIFLNITTFKSLINKIIKNKRIPFIGEPIADLQIMGVLETRVLDFENIIILSMNEGVLPAVNTSGSYIPYNIRKSFGLQTIEYQNAIYSYYFYRLIQRAKNVALVYNTSTNLMSTGEMSRFMLQLKYENLFDIVEKNPVFKINILENKSYNVIKDNNILEKLDIFLENSKSDKFLSPSAVNTYINCSLQFYFKYILRLKEPDEIIESVDNLVFGNLLHKSIQLLYEPYENKTVDKDILDNILSSNKMIEETILKAYNKVIFSGIFSINNISSLSGENLLIFEILKKHLKQIIKVDKKIIPFQLIGLEKFYSYNFPVNINNKLVKVKLGGVIDRIDSTENKVRIIDYKTGKINNSFGDIFSLFDSELKNRNNAAFQVLLYSLLFNKNCLNETAVVPGLIFTKETFKDDFNYHILMKAEKNKKKQIDLYSEVSEEFENSLKSILEEIFNPDLEFYQTENHKICENCLFSGICHR